One window from the genome of Halomicrobium zhouii encodes:
- a CDS encoding glycoside hydrolase family 11 protein has product MTDDTERATRDVPENANESNGPRETGADGGDGVLDSMDRRAYMKSAVATAAVGVGAGAAAGQQQTITSNQTGTHNGYFYSFWTNDEGSVSMTLGSGGNYSCEWSNTGNFVLGKGWSTGSRRNIDYNAQYNPQGNSYLCLYGWTTNPLVEYYIIEDYGSYKPGDQSHGTHTTDGSTYELYTSERVQQPSIEGTATFTQYWSIRQNSRTSGTITTGNHFDAWQSAGLNMGSHDYQILATEGYQSSGSSSVTVGSSGGTGGTGGTGGTTGGDSGGSGGDTGGGSGGGGSQQPYNGTPHAVPGQIPAEEYDEGGSGVAYSDNTSENEGGAMRTGEGVDISSNSGGTGYSVGYIESGEWVEYTVDVQQAGEYTLEALVASDSGGGAFHLEVNGQNVSGNVSFGATGGWDSWETVSTSGVSLDAGQQVVRVAMDESWWDLNYIDLSLDGGSGSGGTTGGDSGGTTGGDSGGTGGTTGGTGGGTGDLVAEIDPSTTSASVGDLVQFHVTDTTDSGTYISSLEWDLGNGTTATGWYTDERYQSAGSYTVTLTATNNEGASSTDEVTVDIS; this is encoded by the coding sequence ATGACAGACGACACGGAGCGAGCGACACGAGACGTACCGGAGAACGCGAACGAAAGCAACGGGCCTCGCGAGACGGGCGCCGACGGGGGCGACGGCGTGCTCGACTCGATGGACCGGCGCGCCTACATGAAGTCGGCCGTCGCAACCGCGGCGGTCGGCGTCGGCGCCGGCGCCGCCGCTGGCCAGCAACAGACGATCACCTCGAACCAGACGGGCACCCACAACGGGTACTTCTACTCGTTCTGGACCAACGACGAGGGCTCGGTCTCCATGACGCTGGGATCCGGCGGCAACTACAGCTGCGAGTGGAGCAACACGGGTAACTTCGTCCTCGGCAAGGGCTGGTCCACCGGATCACGCCGGAACATCGACTACAACGCCCAGTACAACCCACAGGGCAACTCCTACCTCTGTCTCTACGGGTGGACGACGAATCCGCTCGTCGAGTACTACATCATCGAGGACTACGGCAGCTACAAGCCCGGCGACCAGTCCCACGGGACTCACACGACCGACGGCTCGACCTACGAACTCTACACGTCCGAGCGGGTTCAGCAGCCCTCCATCGAGGGGACGGCGACGTTCACTCAGTACTGGAGCATTCGACAGAACTCCCGGACCAGTGGCACCATCACCACGGGCAACCACTTCGACGCCTGGCAGAGCGCCGGCCTGAACATGGGCAGCCACGACTACCAGATCCTTGCCACCGAAGGCTACCAGTCCAGCGGCAGCTCCAGCGTCACCGTCGGCAGTTCCGGCGGTACTGGCGGCACTGGCGGCACTGGCGGCACCACCGGTGGTGACAGCGGCGGTTCGGGCGGGGACACCGGCGGCGGGTCCGGCGGCGGCGGCAGCCAGCAGCCCTACAACGGGACGCCCCACGCGGTACCCGGCCAGATCCCGGCCGAGGAGTACGACGAGGGCGGCTCCGGCGTGGCCTACAGCGACAACACGTCCGAGAACGAGGGCGGCGCGATGCGCACGGGCGAGGGCGTCGACATCTCCTCGAACTCCGGGGGGACCGGCTACTCCGTCGGTTACATCGAGTCCGGCGAGTGGGTCGAGTACACCGTCGACGTCCAGCAAGCCGGCGAGTACACCCTCGAAGCGCTGGTGGCGTCCGATTCGGGCGGCGGTGCGTTCCACCTCGAGGTGAACGGTCAGAACGTCAGCGGGAACGTCAGCTTCGGCGCCACGGGCGGCTGGGACTCCTGGGAGACCGTCTCCACTTCCGGCGTCTCTCTCGACGCCGGCCAGCAGGTCGTCCGCGTCGCCATGGACGAGAGCTGGTGGGACCTGAACTACATCGACCTCTCGCTCGACGGCGGTTCCGGCTCCGGCGGCACCACCGGCGGCGACTCCGGTGGCACTACTGGCGGCGACTCCGGTGGGACCGGCGGCACCACCGGCGGAACGGGCGGTGGAACCGGCGACCTCGTCGCGGAGATTGACCCGAGCACCACCTCGGCCAGCGTCGGCGATCTGGTCCAGTTCCACGTCACCGACACGACCGACTCCGGCACCTACATCTCCTCGCTGGAGTGGGACCTGGGCAACGGCACCACGGCGACCGGCTGGTACACCGACGAACGCTACCAGTCCGCCGGCAGCTACACCGTCACCCTCACCGCGACGAACAACGAGGGCGCCTCGTCCACCGACGAGGTGACCGTCGACATCTCCTGA
- a CDS encoding endo-1,4-beta-xylanase, which yields MQSLAALGVLGGTGTVGTAVAQVEGADEYHNTLLSDLQENHELPQGEFVYGLTEQDVVDAFSFSGAGSGSMSTFEVSDSDVPITQGVRVEVNEEPSNNWDYSYQGYVTDRSFSAGDVLLGVAYVRSDTDGAETQAGFKYRYQDSEGSTSYSSTFVQDGASIQPDGEWSRYYFPVEIGEKPDGSDYEPYLEFWAGYAQQTLEFGGISLIDYSGTDVSVGDLPSGASDGGPNPLLDYEGRAEDAQWRQDARDRIEEIRKTDLDVEVVDGDGNAVPGATVDLAMQEHAFDFGSAVSAEHINGDSEDDEIYRETFLENFNKAVIENGLKYPAFLGEWGDSKEGAKQALDWLNQRNVPTRGHYLVWEEYSTEGGGGMGIEDPDSLTDAEVQQQMLDRITDHATDIGDEVTEWDMHNHPIWQPNIRDRLGWDAVLEWWEAGNEATDAELYTNEMGNVAGDFFRQQHYDLVERLLEDGAPVDGVGFMGHVQFPNGNVTPPKELVETYDQFAELGLPILIAEFDIQIASRDNEDQVAWQADFLRDFLYASFSHEAVEGVMSWGFWAEDHWRPTGAYYDSDWTIRPHGQQFVDLVFDEWWTEERGETGDDGVYTTRGFKGEYEVVASDGTRTGSATATVDESGTVTVQITPASIAEVDVSVDANTLWGDETATLDVTVRNEGGAELPLPADNVTYETDNPDAVMVDESGTVSVVGTGAATVTATVSAYGDTAAASARFAAYGEPTVDDQATDLSKTASVDGVEVTNYEVRHGDDARFRLVDPSQSGSITYEVDGGLSAFRTDVYVNYGEFDGDGDVYDGLTFEVSADGESFETVDVEPTTVEASAESNDYFDHRRYLVTSGLPGDASSLRVTISEAQNNWAVNVGSVEIWGDTADLDGVDATGPTVLVDGVQDGDTYEAPHPASVAIADDESDVTDETVTLNGEAFSDGQLTARGRNLLSANATSEGGVTTDLELDFEVVDEEVGEEDDLNARLVPSATEGVVGDRFTFDVRDTTGSGHWIDTIEWEFGDGTEATGWWNEHRFDSPGAYTVSLHVTDNEGTTTTDQVVVWVADLQSELAVARPSTTDADVGERVEFRVEDTSGQGRWIDTLEWDLGDGSTESGWFAATEYESSGTYTVELTATDNLGYSTTNEVEITVS from the coding sequence TTGCAATCACTCGCCGCGCTCGGCGTACTCGGCGGCACCGGGACGGTGGGGACCGCCGTCGCGCAGGTCGAGGGCGCGGACGAATACCACAACACGCTCCTGAGCGATTTACAAGAGAACCACGAACTCCCGCAGGGTGAGTTCGTCTACGGACTGACAGAGCAGGACGTCGTCGACGCCTTCTCGTTCTCCGGTGCGGGGAGCGGGTCGATGTCGACGTTCGAGGTCAGCGATTCGGACGTCCCGATCACACAGGGCGTCCGCGTCGAGGTCAACGAGGAACCGAGCAACAACTGGGACTACTCCTACCAGGGATACGTCACCGACCGGTCGTTCAGCGCCGGTGACGTTCTCCTGGGCGTCGCGTACGTCCGGAGCGACACGGACGGCGCCGAGACCCAGGCGGGCTTCAAGTATCGGTACCAGGACTCCGAGGGAAGCACGTCCTACAGTAGCACGTTCGTCCAGGACGGCGCGTCGATCCAGCCGGACGGGGAGTGGAGCCGGTACTACTTCCCGGTCGAAATCGGCGAGAAACCCGACGGTTCCGACTACGAGCCCTATCTGGAGTTCTGGGCCGGATACGCCCAGCAGACACTGGAGTTCGGCGGTATCTCCCTGATCGACTACAGCGGTACCGACGTCTCGGTCGGCGACCTGCCCTCGGGCGCGAGCGACGGGGGACCGAATCCGCTGCTCGACTACGAGGGCCGCGCCGAGGACGCCCAGTGGCGCCAGGACGCCCGGGACCGCATCGAGGAGATCCGGAAGACGGATCTGGACGTCGAAGTCGTCGACGGCGACGGGAACGCGGTCCCCGGGGCGACCGTCGACCTCGCGATGCAGGAACACGCCTTCGACTTCGGGAGCGCCGTCTCGGCGGAACACATCAACGGCGACAGCGAAGACGACGAGATCTACCGGGAGACGTTCCTGGAGAACTTCAACAAGGCCGTCATCGAGAACGGCCTGAAGTACCCCGCGTTCCTGGGCGAGTGGGGCGACAGCAAGGAGGGCGCGAAGCAGGCCCTCGACTGGCTCAACCAGCGCAACGTCCCCACGCGTGGCCACTACCTCGTCTGGGAGGAGTACAGCACCGAGGGCGGCGGCGGGATGGGGATCGAGGACCCCGACTCGCTCACCGACGCGGAAGTCCAGCAGCAGATGCTCGACCGGATCACGGACCACGCCACCGACATCGGTGACGAGGTGACCGAGTGGGACATGCACAACCACCCAATCTGGCAGCCCAACATCAGGGACCGCCTGGGCTGGGACGCGGTCCTCGAGTGGTGGGAGGCCGGTAACGAGGCCACCGACGCGGAACTGTACACCAACGAGATGGGCAACGTCGCGGGCGACTTCTTCCGACAGCAGCACTACGACCTCGTCGAACGCCTGCTGGAAGACGGCGCGCCCGTCGACGGCGTCGGCTTCATGGGCCACGTCCAGTTCCCCAACGGCAACGTGACGCCGCCGAAGGAACTGGTCGAGACCTACGACCAATTCGCCGAACTCGGACTCCCGATCCTCATCGCGGAGTTCGACATCCAGATCGCCAGCCGCGACAACGAGGACCAGGTCGCGTGGCAGGCCGACTTCCTCAGGGACTTCCTGTACGCATCCTTCAGCCACGAGGCCGTCGAGGGCGTCATGTCCTGGGGCTTCTGGGCGGAGGACCACTGGCGGCCGACCGGCGCTTACTACGACTCGGACTGGACCATCCGGCCCCACGGCCAGCAGTTCGTGGACCTAGTCTTCGACGAGTGGTGGACCGAGGAACGCGGCGAGACCGGCGACGACGGCGTCTACACGACGCGCGGGTTCAAGGGCGAGTACGAGGTCGTCGCCTCCGACGGGACCCGGACCGGGAGCGCGACGGCGACGGTCGACGAGAGCGGTACCGTCACCGTCCAGATCACGCCGGCTTCCATCGCCGAAGTCGACGTCTCGGTCGACGCCAACACGCTGTGGGGCGACGAGACGGCGACGCTCGACGTCACCGTCCGGAACGAGGGCGGCGCGGAGCTTCCGCTGCCGGCCGACAACGTCACCTACGAGACCGACAACCCCGACGCCGTGATGGTCGACGAGTCCGGCACCGTCTCCGTCGTCGGCACCGGCGCCGCGACGGTGACCGCGACGGTCTCGGCCTACGGCGACACCGCCGCGGCGAGCGCGCGCTTCGCCGCCTACGGCGAGCCGACGGTCGACGACCAGGCGACGGACCTCTCGAAGACCGCCTCGGTCGACGGCGTCGAGGTGACGAACTACGAGGTCCGTCACGGCGACGACGCTCGCTTCCGGCTGGTCGACCCCTCCCAGAGCGGGTCGATCACCTACGAGGTCGACGGCGGCCTCTCCGCGTTCCGCACCGACGTCTACGTGAACTACGGCGAGTTCGACGGCGACGGCGACGTCTACGACGGACTCACGTTCGAGGTGTCGGCCGACGGCGAGAGCTTCGAGACGGTCGACGTCGAACCGACGACGGTGGAGGCCTCCGCCGAGTCGAACGACTACTTCGACCACCGGCGCTACCTCGTCACATCGGGGCTCCCCGGGGACGCGTCCTCCCTCCGGGTGACCATCTCCGAGGCCCAGAACAACTGGGCCGTCAACGTCGGCTCCGTCGAGATCTGGGGCGACACCGCAGACCTCGACGGCGTGGACGCGACCGGCCCGACGGTCCTGGTCGACGGCGTCCAGGACGGCGACACCTACGAGGCGCCCCACCCCGCCAGCGTTGCCATCGCCGACGACGAGAGCGACGTGACCGACGAGACGGTCACGCTCAACGGCGAGGCATTCTCGGACGGCCAGCTCACCGCCCGCGGCCGGAACCTGCTCTCGGCGAACGCGACTAGCGAGGGTGGCGTCACGACCGACCTCGAACTCGACTTCGAGGTCGTCGACGAGGAGGTCGGCGAGGAAGACGACCTGAACGCCCGGCTCGTGCCGAGCGCGACGGAGGGCGTTGTCGGTGACCGGTTCACCTTCGACGTCCGGGACACGACCGGCAGCGGTCACTGGATCGACACCATCGAGTGGGAGTTCGGCGACGGGACGGAGGCGACCGGCTGGTGGAACGAACACCGCTTCGACTCGCCCGGCGCCTACACGGTGTCGCTGCACGTCACCGACAACGAGGGAACGACCACGACCGACCAGGTCGTCGTCTGGGTCGCTGATCTCCAGAGCGAACTGGCGGTCGCCCGGCCGAGCACCACCGACGCGGACGTCGGCGAGCGCGTCGAGTTCCGCGTCGAGGACACGTCCGGCCAGGGCCGGTGGATCGACACGCTCGAGTGGGACCTGGGCGACGGGTCGACCGAGTCTGGCTGGTTCGCCGCGACCGAGTACGAGTCGTCGGGCACCTACACGGTCGAACTGACGGCAACCGACAACCTCGGTTACTCGACCACGAACGAAGTGGAGATCACCGTCTCCTGA
- a CDS encoding glycoside hydrolase family 11 protein, with the protein MTDDGTSDTGVSTDELSDIEATGDADGGVLDSMGRRAYMKSAAATAAVGLGVGAATAQQQTITSNQTGTHDGYFYSFWTNDEGSVTMTLESGGSYSCEWNNTGNFVLGKGWSTGSDRTIDYSADYNPQGNSYLCLYGWTTDPLVEYYIIEDYGSYKPGDQSQGTHTTDGSTYELYTSERVQQPSIEGTATFPQYWSIRTNSRTSGTITTSNHFDAWQSAGLDMGSHDYQILATEGYQSSGSSSVTVGSTGGTSGGSSGGTTGGSTGGSTGGSTGGSTGGSSGGSTGGTGGDLVAEIDPSTTSASTGDLVQFHIDDTSGSGNWITSLEWDLGNGSTGTGWYTDERYQSAGSYTVTLTATNNEGASSTDEVTVQIS; encoded by the coding sequence ATGACAGACGACGGCACTAGCGACACGGGAGTATCGACGGACGAACTGAGCGACATCGAAGCGACCGGGGACGCCGACGGCGGCGTGCTCGACTCGATGGGACGGCGCGCCTACATGAAATCCGCGGCCGCAACCGCGGCCGTCGGCCTCGGCGTCGGGGCCGCCACCGCCCAGCAACAGACGATCACCTCGAACCAGACGGGCACCCACGACGGGTACTTCTACTCGTTCTGGACCAACGACGAGGGCTCGGTCACCATGACGCTGGAGTCCGGCGGCAGCTACAGTTGCGAGTGGAACAACACGGGCAACTTCGTCCTCGGCAAAGGCTGGAGTACCGGTTCGGACAGGACCATCGATTACTCGGCCGACTACAACCCACAGGGTAACTCGTACCTCTGTCTCTACGGGTGGACGACCGACCCACTCGTCGAGTACTACATCATCGAGGACTACGGCAGCTACAAACCCGGGGATCAGTCACAGGGCACCCACACCACCGACGGCTCCACCTACGAACTCTACACGTCCGAGCGGGTCCAGCAGCCCTCCATCGAGGGGACGGCGACGTTCCCGCAGTACTGGTCCATCCGAACGAATTCGCGGACGAGTGGGACCATCACGACGAGCAACCACTTCGACGCCTGGCAGAGCGCCGGCCTCGACATGGGCAGCCACGACTACCAGATCCTGGCCACCGAAGGCTACCAGTCCAGCGGCAGCTCCAGCGTCACCGTCGGCAGTACTGGCGGGACCAGCGGTGGCTCGTCCGGCGGAACGACCGGCGGTTCCACTGGCGGATCCACCGGTGGCAGCACCGGCGGCAGTACTGGTGGGTCGAGCGGGGGCAGCACCGGTGGCACCGGCGGCGACCTGGTCGCGGAGATCGACCCGAGCACGACCTCGGCGAGCACGGGCGACCTCGTCCAGTTCCACATCGACGACACCTCGGGGTCCGGAAACTGGATCACGTCCCTCGAGTGGGACCTGGGTAACGGCTCGACCGGCACCGGCTGGTACACCGACGAACGCTACCAGTCCGCCGGCAGCTACACCGTCACCCTCACCGCGACGAACAACGAGGGCGCCTCGTCCACCGACGAGGTGACGGTTCAGATCTCGTAA
- a CDS encoding ABC transporter permease: MIPVKHTETDAPADGFDWHAESSDVELTRGEQFWEFYEHRIYQPALIAWSDLRTRIGLVVIAFYLLLALIGELGLWRAPSTSQAPRLLGMFENMAYPLGTTSAGVDLTAAIIHSTSDILLMVLAGGVWATGVALLVGVFAGYKGGMIDNILMSVSDFFMAIPGLPLVIILAITFSPENPIFVGVILTINYWAGLGRSLRSQVLTIREDSYVEASRTMGVSTWQIMVKDIIPNLMPYVTVNFVFAARYTIFASVGLYFLGVLPYSTQTWGVTLARAQANGALFVPDAAHWLIAPMIAIVGLALGLILLGQGMDKVFNPRVRTRLAGESETTEEGEDDSITGGTL, from the coding sequence GTGATTCCCGTGAAGCATACTGAAACAGACGCACCGGCGGACGGATTCGACTGGCACGCAGAGAGCTCCGACGTCGAACTGACTCGCGGTGAGCAGTTCTGGGAGTTCTACGAGCACCGGATCTACCAGCCCGCCCTCATCGCGTGGTCCGACCTCCGGACGCGCATCGGGCTGGTGGTCATCGCGTTCTACTTGCTGCTCGCGCTGATCGGCGAACTCGGGCTCTGGCGGGCACCGTCGACGAGCCAGGCGCCGCGTCTGCTCGGTATGTTCGAGAACATGGCGTACCCGCTGGGGACGACCTCCGCGGGCGTCGACCTGACCGCGGCCATCATCCACTCGACGTCGGACATCCTGCTGATGGTCCTGGCGGGCGGCGTCTGGGCGACCGGCGTCGCGCTCCTGGTCGGGGTGTTCGCGGGCTACAAGGGCGGCATGATCGACAACATCCTGATGTCGGTCTCCGACTTCTTCATGGCCATCCCGGGCCTCCCGCTCGTGATCATCCTCGCGATCACGTTCAGCCCGGAGAACCCCATCTTCGTCGGGGTTATCCTGACGATCAACTACTGGGCCGGACTCGGCCGCTCGCTGCGCTCGCAGGTCCTGACGATCCGCGAGGACAGCTACGTCGAGGCCTCCCGGACGATGGGCGTCAGCACCTGGCAGATCATGGTGAAGGACATCATCCCGAACCTGATGCCGTACGTGACCGTGAACTTCGTGTTCGCGGCCCGGTACACCATCTTCGCCTCGGTCGGGCTGTACTTCCTCGGCGTGTTGCCCTACTCGACGCAGACGTGGGGTGTCACGCTCGCACGGGCGCAGGCTAACGGCGCGCTGTTCGTCCCCGACGCGGCCCACTGGCTCATCGCGCCGATGATCGCCATCGTCGGGCTCGCGCTGGGCCTCATCCTGCTCGGGCAGGGGATGGACAAGGTGTTCAACCCCCGCGTCCGGACCCGCCTCGCCGGCGAGTCCGAGACGACCGAGGAGGGCGAAGACGACTCGATCACCGGCGGCACACTCTGA
- a CDS encoding HEAT repeat domain-containing protein: MSNDTSVPVGDVDPESGELTERDVAQIREALQAEEPTTRQDGARTCKLVVQEDPGALQPLLDDLVALLEDDSVSVAQQAGTVLLSFATAHPGELTDDVSEIVTLATHEVNAVTLIGAQLLSKVVVEQPAAAASEVDRLLPLLRDHPGSFEPSDGVDMVDNPDTRQTVVAHEQQEHGMQLQAQGTVANVLVAVADVEPAAFTDHVDELVALVDHDDPAIAGLAVEMLTEVGEAHPDAIAPAYDQFVDALDHDDQRVYVRAVRALGVLGDDRAVEPLRDLADSTDDEDVSELVEDTATFLENQ, from the coding sequence ATGAGTAACGACACGTCCGTCCCGGTCGGGGACGTCGATCCGGAGTCAGGCGAGCTAACTGAGCGAGACGTCGCCCAGATCCGCGAGGCACTCCAGGCCGAGGAACCGACCACCCGCCAGGATGGAGCGCGGACCTGTAAACTGGTCGTCCAGGAGGATCCAGGCGCCCTCCAGCCACTCCTGGACGACCTGGTCGCCCTGCTCGAAGACGACAGCGTCTCGGTCGCCCAGCAGGCCGGAACGGTGCTGCTCAGCTTCGCCACGGCGCACCCGGGCGAGCTCACCGACGACGTCTCCGAGATCGTCACGCTGGCCACCCACGAGGTCAACGCAGTCACGCTGATCGGCGCCCAGCTCCTGTCCAAGGTCGTCGTCGAACAGCCGGCCGCGGCCGCCTCGGAGGTCGACCGGCTCCTCCCCCTCCTCCGCGACCACCCGGGCTCCTTCGAACCGAGCGACGGTGTCGACATGGTCGACAACCCGGACACCCGCCAGACCGTCGTCGCTCACGAGCAACAGGAACACGGCATGCAACTCCAGGCACAGGGAACCGTCGCAAACGTCCTCGTCGCCGTCGCCGACGTCGAGCCCGCTGCGTTCACGGACCACGTGGACGAACTGGTCGCCCTCGTCGACCACGACGACCCGGCGATCGCCGGGCTGGCCGTCGAGATGCTGACCGAGGTCGGCGAGGCCCACCCCGACGCAATCGCCCCCGCCTACGACCAGTTCGTCGACGCGCTCGACCACGACGACCAGCGAGTGTACGTTCGCGCAGTCCGCGCGCTCGGCGTGCTCGGTGACGACCGCGCCGTCGAACCGCTCCGCGACCTGGCCGATTCGACGGACGACGAGGACGTCAGCGAGCTGGTCGAAGACACGGCGACGTTCCTCGAGAACCAGTAG
- a CDS encoding alpha-glucuronidase family glycosyl hydrolase encodes MLDADYDECWLRYPRVDDADRRESYARRCLHVYAGETSPQHGAIRDELREGLEGILGREPHLWQHPPRSADGFLVVGQPDLMEVVADSVDAGMVRSLDDDGYHLRSTTWEGAEVTVVTAPTDRGLVYGTFHLLRLMATGEPIDDLDVVEEPRNAERLINQWDEPFRGTVERGYGGESIFKWEHLPDLRERYFDYARLLASVGINGVVLNDVNTTRPERPGDLAGTGEFEGVDLLDEQHLPKVAALAAVFRRYGIRTYLSVNYASPMLVGDLDTADPLDDAVAAWWKDKVAEVYDLIPDFGGFLVKADSEGQPGPYDYDRSHAEGANVLGRAFEPYDGRVFWRAFVYSDHDDRAVQAHAIFEPQDGDFHEKVTVQVKNGPIDFQPREPVSTLFGDMPETHLACELQITQEYTGQGVHVCSHVPLWEEFFAFDTHADGEGTPVTEAFAGTEGEGIAGVGNVGEDGNWFGNYLSGVNLYGFGRLAWDPTLDGESVTEEWVRLTFGDDPEVVETVTDILQDSWEATVDYETGGLGLIHMMYNGEARLENHYDPAPAEWPGYTGATEDGIGYDRSSSGSDYVDQFADPVAERYDDPETCPDKLLLFFHHLPWDHELDDGRTVVQTLYDNCFAGVEEVKRLREQWRSLEGSIDEQRYRHVAERFDEQVEQAERWRDTLVEYFHDYSGVADERGRVPLAN; translated from the coding sequence ATGCTCGACGCTGATTACGACGAGTGCTGGCTCCGGTATCCGCGGGTCGACGACGCCGACCGCCGCGAGTCCTACGCCAGACGCTGTCTGCACGTCTACGCCGGGGAGACTTCCCCCCAGCACGGCGCGATCCGCGACGAACTGCGGGAGGGACTCGAGGGGATACTCGGCCGCGAGCCCCACCTCTGGCAGCACCCGCCGCGGTCGGCCGACGGCTTCCTCGTCGTCGGCCAGCCCGACCTGATGGAGGTCGTCGCCGACTCCGTCGACGCGGGGATGGTCCGCTCGCTCGACGACGACGGCTACCACCTGCGCTCGACGACGTGGGAGGGCGCCGAGGTCACGGTGGTCACGGCGCCGACCGACCGGGGACTCGTCTACGGGACCTTCCACCTCCTCCGTCTCATGGCCACTGGCGAACCGATCGACGACCTGGACGTCGTCGAGGAGCCTCGCAACGCCGAGCGGCTGATCAACCAGTGGGACGAACCATTCCGCGGGACGGTCGAGCGCGGGTATGGCGGCGAGTCCATTTTCAAGTGGGAACACCTGCCGGACCTGCGCGAGCGGTACTTCGACTACGCGCGCCTGCTCGCCTCCGTCGGGATCAACGGCGTCGTCCTGAACGACGTCAACACGACGCGGCCCGAGCGGCCCGGCGACCTGGCGGGCACCGGCGAGTTCGAGGGCGTCGACCTGCTCGACGAGCAACACCTCCCGAAGGTGGCCGCGCTGGCCGCGGTGTTCCGGCGGTACGGTATCCGGACGTACCTCTCGGTGAACTACGCCTCGCCCATGCTCGTGGGGGACCTCGACACCGCCGACCCGCTCGACGACGCGGTCGCGGCCTGGTGGAAAGACAAGGTCGCCGAGGTGTACGACCTGATCCCCGACTTCGGCGGGTTCCTCGTCAAGGCCGACTCCGAGGGCCAGCCCGGTCCCTACGACTACGACCGGAGCCACGCCGAGGGGGCCAACGTCCTCGGCCGGGCGTTCGAACCGTACGACGGACGCGTCTTCTGGCGGGCGTTCGTCTACTCGGACCACGACGACCGGGCGGTCCAGGCCCACGCCATCTTCGAACCGCAGGACGGCGACTTCCACGAGAAGGTCACCGTCCAGGTGAAGAACGGTCCCATCGACTTCCAGCCCAGGGAACCCGTCTCGACGCTGTTCGGCGACATGCCCGAGACGCACCTCGCCTGCGAACTCCAGATCACCCAGGAGTACACCGGCCAGGGCGTCCACGTCTGCTCGCACGTGCCGCTCTGGGAGGAGTTCTTCGCGTTCGACACCCACGCCGACGGCGAGGGAACCCCGGTTACCGAGGCCTTCGCCGGTACCGAGGGCGAGGGCATCGCCGGCGTCGGCAACGTCGGTGAGGACGGCAACTGGTTCGGCAACTACCTCTCGGGGGTCAACCTCTACGGCTTCGGTCGGCTGGCCTGGGACCCCACGCTCGACGGCGAGTCGGTCACCGAGGAGTGGGTTCGCCTGACGTTCGGCGACGACCCCGAGGTGGTCGAGACGGTGACCGACATCCTCCAGGACTCCTGGGAGGCGACGGTCGACTACGAGACGGGCGGCCTCGGCCTCATCCACATGATGTACAACGGCGAGGCGCGCCTGGAGAACCACTACGACCCGGCCCCGGCGGAGTGGCCCGGCTACACCGGCGCGACCGAGGACGGCATCGGCTACGACCGGAGTTCCAGCGGGAGCGACTACGTCGACCAGTTCGCCGACCCCGTCGCCGAGCGCTACGACGACCCCGAGACGTGCCCCGACAAACTCCTCCTCTTCTTCCACCACCTCCCCTGGGACCACGAACTCGACGACGGGCGGACCGTCGTCCAGACGCTGTACGACAACTGCTTTGCCGGCGTCGAGGAGGTGAAACGACTCCGCGAGCAGTGGCGTTCGCTGGAGGGGAGCATCGACGAGCAGCGCTATCGACACGTCGCCGAACGCTTCGACGAGCAGGTGGAACAGGCCGAGCGCTGGCGCGACACGCTCGTCGAGTACTTCCACGACTACTCGGGAGTCGCGGACGAACGCGGTCGCGTCCCGCTGGCGAACTGA